From one Alosa alosa isolate M-15738 ecotype Scorff River chromosome 5, AALO_Geno_1.1, whole genome shotgun sequence genomic stretch:
- the ido1 gene encoding indoleamine 2,3-dioxygenase 1 isoform X2: protein MPEGMDAENASLSQPFSLEHYHVSDEFGFVLPEPLEDLPPYYQPWMEIARNVPELIGSHSLRACIQQMPLLETDPLQGHRELRLAHLALSVMTMGYVWQEGENETVRVLPHTLAVPYWSVSQKLGLPPILTHADAVLVNWKKTDPQGEFNMENLELLFTLPGGKSVHGFFMVTLLVELAAVPGLRAIPQVINGVHQDNVTMVTRALESISLAIDGMKEALKLMHVYVEPSVFYGIMRIYLSGWKDNPSMPDGLVYESVQVEPMEYSGGSAAQSSLLHCFDELLGVKHEASSGAFLKRMRSHYMPPAHARFIQDISLSRPSLRDFVLERATEPLTAAYEHCVARLVALRNYHINVVSRFITVPAARAKELRLRGDGSEQEHRTITHAPTALEERGTGGSGIMSFLKTIRDQTRASTTSRSGTA from the exons ATGCCAGAAGGCATGGATGCAGAAAATGCCAGTCTATCACAGCCCTTCTCTCTTGAGCACTACCATGTCTCAGatgagtttggatttgtgcTGCCGGAACCTCTG GAAGATCTGCCACCATACTATCAACCTTGGATGGAAATAGCCAGGAATGTGCCAGAGCTCATTGGTTCCCATTCACTACGTGCATGCATTCAGCAG ATGCCCCTTTTGGAGACGGACCCTCTGCAGGGCCACCGAGAGCTGCGATTGGCTCATCTGGCTCTAAGTGTTATGACAATGGGCTACGTGTGGCAGGAGGGCGAGAATGAGACAGTAAGG GTGCTGCCACATACCCTGGCTGTGCCTTACTGGTCTGTATCACAAAAACTAGGGCTGCCTCCCATCCTGACACATGCTGACGCAGTCCTCGTCAACTGGAAAAAAACTGATCCACAGGG AGAGTTCAATATGGA GAACCTGGAGCTGCTTTTTACTCTCCCTGGTGGAAAAAGTGTGCACGGGTTCTTCATGGTCACGTTATTAGTGGAGCTTGCTGCAGTTCCTGGATTAAGG GCAATTCCTCAAGTTATCAATGGCGTACATCAAGATAATGTTACTATGGTAACCAGGGCTCTGGAATCCATTAGTTTGGCCATAGATGGCATGAAGGAGGCTCTCAAATTGATGCATG tTTACGTGGAACCCTCAGTTTTCTATGGCATCATGAGGATATACCTCTCAGG ATGGAAAGATAACCCGTCGATGCCAGATGGGCTGGTGTATGAGAGTGTGCAGGTGGAGCCCATGGAGTACTCCGGAGGCAGCGCTGCCCAGAGCAGTCTGCTGCACTGCTTCGATGAGCTGCTCGGGGTCAAACATGAGGCCAGCAGTG GGGCCTTTCTGAAACGCATGAGGTCACACTACATGCCCCCAGCCCACGCACGCTTCATCCAGGACATCTCACTGTCCCGACCCTCCCTGCGGGACTTTGTGCTAGAGCGGGCCACTGAGCCTCTGACGGCTGCTTACGAGCACTGCGTGGCCCGGCTTGTGGCGCTGCGGAACTACCACATCAACGTGGTTTCGCGTTTCATCACCGTACCCGCTGCCCGTGCCAAG GAGCTACGTTTGCGGGGCGACGGTTCTGAGCAGGAGCATCGCACCATCACCCATGCGCCCACCGCCCTGGAGGAAAGGGGCACAGGAGGCTCAGGCATCATGAGCTTCCTCAAGACCATCCGGGACCAGACGCGggccagcaccaccagcagaaGTGGCACAGCATAG
- the ido1 gene encoding indoleamine 2,3-dioxygenase 1 isoform X3, with the protein MEIARNVPELIGSHSLRACIQQMPLLETDPLQGHRELRLAHLALSVMTMGYVWQEGENETVRVLPHTLAVPYWSVSQKLGLPPILTHADAVLVNWKKTDPQGEFNMENLELLFTLPGGKSVHGFFMVTLLVELAAVPGLRAIPQVINGVHQDNVTMVTRALESISLAIDGMKEALKLMHVYVEPSVFYGIMRIYLSGWKDNPSMPDGLVYESVQVEPMEYSGGSAAQSSLLHCFDELLGVKHEASSGAFLKRMRSHYMPPAHARFIQDISLSRPSLRDFVLERATEPLTAAYEHCVARLVALRNYHINVVSRFITVPAARAKELRLRGDGSEQEHRTITHAPTALEERGTGGSGIMSFLKTIRDQTRASTTSRSGTA; encoded by the exons ATGGAAATAGCCAGGAATGTGCCAGAGCTCATTGGTTCCCATTCACTACGTGCATGCATTCAGCAG ATGCCCCTTTTGGAGACGGACCCTCTGCAGGGCCACCGAGAGCTGCGATTGGCTCATCTGGCTCTAAGTGTTATGACAATGGGCTACGTGTGGCAGGAGGGCGAGAATGAGACAGTAAGG GTGCTGCCACATACCCTGGCTGTGCCTTACTGGTCTGTATCACAAAAACTAGGGCTGCCTCCCATCCTGACACATGCTGACGCAGTCCTCGTCAACTGGAAAAAAACTGATCCACAGGG AGAGTTCAATATGGA GAACCTGGAGCTGCTTTTTACTCTCCCTGGTGGAAAAAGTGTGCACGGGTTCTTCATGGTCACGTTATTAGTGGAGCTTGCTGCAGTTCCTGGATTAAGG GCAATTCCTCAAGTTATCAATGGCGTACATCAAGATAATGTTACTATGGTAACCAGGGCTCTGGAATCCATTAGTTTGGCCATAGATGGCATGAAGGAGGCTCTCAAATTGATGCATG tTTACGTGGAACCCTCAGTTTTCTATGGCATCATGAGGATATACCTCTCAGG ATGGAAAGATAACCCGTCGATGCCAGATGGGCTGGTGTATGAGAGTGTGCAGGTGGAGCCCATGGAGTACTCCGGAGGCAGCGCTGCCCAGAGCAGTCTGCTGCACTGCTTCGATGAGCTGCTCGGGGTCAAACATGAGGCCAGCAGTG GGGCCTTTCTGAAACGCATGAGGTCACACTACATGCCCCCAGCCCACGCACGCTTCATCCAGGACATCTCACTGTCCCGACCCTCCCTGCGGGACTTTGTGCTAGAGCGGGCCACTGAGCCTCTGACGGCTGCTTACGAGCACTGCGTGGCCCGGCTTGTGGCGCTGCGGAACTACCACATCAACGTGGTTTCGCGTTTCATCACCGTACCCGCTGCCCGTGCCAAG GAGCTACGTTTGCGGGGCGACGGTTCTGAGCAGGAGCATCGCACCATCACCCATGCGCCCACCGCCCTGGAGGAAAGGGGCACAGGAGGCTCAGGCATCATGAGCTTCCTCAAGACCATCCGGGACCAGACGCGggccagcaccaccagcagaaGTGGCACAGCATAG
- the ido1 gene encoding indoleamine 2,3-dioxygenase 1 isoform X1 — MNLLVTLCSRKVDMPEGMDAENASLSQPFSLEHYHVSDEFGFVLPEPLEDLPPYYQPWMEIARNVPELIGSHSLRACIQQMPLLETDPLQGHRELRLAHLALSVMTMGYVWQEGENETVRVLPHTLAVPYWSVSQKLGLPPILTHADAVLVNWKKTDPQGEFNMENLELLFTLPGGKSVHGFFMVTLLVELAAVPGLRAIPQVINGVHQDNVTMVTRALESISLAIDGMKEALKLMHVYVEPSVFYGIMRIYLSGWKDNPSMPDGLVYESVQVEPMEYSGGSAAQSSLLHCFDELLGVKHEASSGAFLKRMRSHYMPPAHARFIQDISLSRPSLRDFVLERATEPLTAAYEHCVARLVALRNYHINVVSRFITVPAARAKELRLRGDGSEQEHRTITHAPTALEERGTGGSGIMSFLKTIRDQTRASTTSRSGTA; from the exons ATGAACCTGTTGGTCACCCTGTGCAGCCGGAAGGTGGACATGCCAGAAGGCATGGATGCAGAAAATGCCAGTCTATCACAGCCCTTCTCTCTTGAGCACTACCATGTCTCAGatgagtttggatttgtgcTGCCGGAACCTCTG GAAGATCTGCCACCATACTATCAACCTTGGATGGAAATAGCCAGGAATGTGCCAGAGCTCATTGGTTCCCATTCACTACGTGCATGCATTCAGCAG ATGCCCCTTTTGGAGACGGACCCTCTGCAGGGCCACCGAGAGCTGCGATTGGCTCATCTGGCTCTAAGTGTTATGACAATGGGCTACGTGTGGCAGGAGGGCGAGAATGAGACAGTAAGG GTGCTGCCACATACCCTGGCTGTGCCTTACTGGTCTGTATCACAAAAACTAGGGCTGCCTCCCATCCTGACACATGCTGACGCAGTCCTCGTCAACTGGAAAAAAACTGATCCACAGGG AGAGTTCAATATGGA GAACCTGGAGCTGCTTTTTACTCTCCCTGGTGGAAAAAGTGTGCACGGGTTCTTCATGGTCACGTTATTAGTGGAGCTTGCTGCAGTTCCTGGATTAAGG GCAATTCCTCAAGTTATCAATGGCGTACATCAAGATAATGTTACTATGGTAACCAGGGCTCTGGAATCCATTAGTTTGGCCATAGATGGCATGAAGGAGGCTCTCAAATTGATGCATG tTTACGTGGAACCCTCAGTTTTCTATGGCATCATGAGGATATACCTCTCAGG ATGGAAAGATAACCCGTCGATGCCAGATGGGCTGGTGTATGAGAGTGTGCAGGTGGAGCCCATGGAGTACTCCGGAGGCAGCGCTGCCCAGAGCAGTCTGCTGCACTGCTTCGATGAGCTGCTCGGGGTCAAACATGAGGCCAGCAGTG GGGCCTTTCTGAAACGCATGAGGTCACACTACATGCCCCCAGCCCACGCACGCTTCATCCAGGACATCTCACTGTCCCGACCCTCCCTGCGGGACTTTGTGCTAGAGCGGGCCACTGAGCCTCTGACGGCTGCTTACGAGCACTGCGTGGCCCGGCTTGTGGCGCTGCGGAACTACCACATCAACGTGGTTTCGCGTTTCATCACCGTACCCGCTGCCCGTGCCAAG GAGCTACGTTTGCGGGGCGACGGTTCTGAGCAGGAGCATCGCACCATCACCCATGCGCCCACCGCCCTGGAGGAAAGGGGCACAGGAGGCTCAGGCATCATGAGCTTCCTCAAGACCATCCGGGACCAGACGCGggccagcaccaccagcagaaGTGGCACAGCATAG
- the LOC125295003 gene encoding rho-related BTB domain-containing protein 2-like isoform X1 has product MEIHPSFRLLTSADPMPHFPLMRPQLMDSDMDYERPNVETIKCVVVGDNAVGKTRLICARACNATLTQYQLLATHVPTVWAIDQYRVCQEVLERSRDVVDDVSVSLRLWDTFGDHHKDRRFAYGRSDVVVLCFSIANPNSLHHVKTMWYPEIKHFCPRAPVILVGCQLDLRYADLEAVNRARRPLARPIKSHEILPPERGREVAKEIGVPYYETSIVAQFGVKDVFDNAIRAALISRRHLQFWKSHLRNVQRPLLQAPFLPPKPPPPIITIPAPPSSIEEHPVRLLEDPLCADVILVLQERERIFAHRIYLATASSKFYDLFLMDIVRPAEKEEEGPPEHQRRPPLHSRPPSSRPPASLSGRELLMRAASFDVCESVVEGDRANLRACTSDGTLRRGEAEERMARGRLLSSWSRAFLSIQEELVDDPVTYNPRPMTVVHMDPSMQPGPFRAVLRYLYTGQLDEHERELMHIAHIAELLEVFDLRMMVANILNNEAFMNQEITKAFHVRRTNRVKECLAKGTFSDVAFKLDDGTIMAHKPLLISSCDWMAAMFGGPFVESCTKEVLFPNTTTSCMRAVLEYLYTGVFCSRSDLDSMELIVLANRLCLPHLVALTELYTVTLLREAAMMGVDIDGDVLLNLEVAQFHGAYQLTSWCLHHICTNYNSVCRKFPRDMKARSAENQEYFEKQRWPPVWYLKEDDHYQRARKEREKEDYLYQKRQCKRKWLFWNLPSSPSSSSPSSSGSSSAVI; this is encoded by the exons ATGGAGATTCATCCCTCTTTTCGGCTCTTAACATCGGCAGACCCGATGCCTCACTTTCCTTTGATGCG GCCCCAGTTGATGGATTCTGACATGGACTATGAGAGACCAAACGTTGAAACTATCAAGTGTGTGGTGGTCGGGGACAACGCTGTAGGGAAGACACGCCTCATCTGTGCCCGTGCCTGCAATGCCACCCTCACCCAGTATCAGCTCCTTGCCACCCATGTGCCCACAGTATGGGCCATAGACCAGTACAGAGTATGCCAAGAG GTTTTGGAACGTTCTAGGGATGTGGTGGATGACGTGAGTGTGTCCTTGCGCCTGTGGGACACTTTTGGTGATCATCACAAAGATCGGCGCTTTGCCTATGGCAG ATCTGATGTGGTTGTACTGTGCTTCTCAATTGCCAACCCCAACTCACTGCACCATGTCAAAACCATGTGGTACCCCGAAATCAAGCACTTCTGCCCCAGAGCGCCCGTCATCCTGGTGGGCTGTCAGCTTGACCTGCGCTATGCCGACCTGGAGGCAGTGAACCGAGCACGACGTCCACTGGCAAG ACCGATTAAATCCCATGAAATTCTGCCTCCGGAGAGGGGCCGCGAAGTTGCCAAGGAGATTGGGGTGCCATACTACGAGACGAGCATCGTGGCTCAGTTTGGGGTGAAGGATGTTTTCGACAACGCCATTCGCGCAGCCCTCATCTCGCGACGCCACCTGCAGTTCTGGAAGTCGCACTTGCGCAACGTGCAGCGGCCGCTCCTGCAGGCGCCCTTCCTGCCGCCCAAGCCTCCGCCGCCCATCATCACCATCCCGGCGCCGCCCTCGTCCATCGAGGAGCACCCCGTCCGGCTGCTGGAGGACCCGCTGTGCGCCGACGTCATCCTGGTGCTCCAGGAGCGCGAGCGCATCTTCGCCCATCGCATCTACCTGGCCACCGCCTCCTCCAAGTTCTACGACCTCTTCCTGATGGACATCGTGCGGCCCgcggagaaggaggaggagggccccCCTGAGCATCAGCGCCGCCCGCCACTGCATTCGCGGCCTCCCTCCTCGCGGCCCCCCGCCAGCCTCTCGGGCCGCGAGCTGCTGATGCGCGCGGCCAGCTTCGACGTGTGCGAGAGCGTGGTGGAGGGCGACCGGGCCAACCTCCGCGCCTGCACCAGCGACGGGACCCTGAGGCGGGGCGAAGCCGAGGAGCGAATGGCGCGCGgccgcctcctctcctcctggaGCCGGGCCTTCCTGAGCATCCAGGAGGAGCTGGTGGACGACCCGGTCACCTACAACCCCAGGCCCATGACAGTGGTGCACATGGACCCGTCCATGCAGCCTGGGCCGTTCCGCGCCGTGCTGCGATACCTGTACACCGGCCAGCTGGACGAGCACGAGAGGGAGCTCATGCACATCGCCCACATCGCCGAGCTGCTCGAGGTGTTCGACCTGCGCATGATGGTGGCCAACATCCTCAACAATGAGGCCTTCATGAACCAGGAGATCACCAAAGCCTTCCACGTGCGACGCACCAACAGGGTCAAAGAGTGCCTGGCCAAAGGCACCTTCTCAG ATGTGGCGTTCAAGCTGGATGATGGGACCATCATGGCCCACAAGCCCCTGCTGATCTCCAGCTGTGATTGGATGGCTGCAATGTTTGGAGGACCTTTTGTGGAGAGCTGCACTAAAGAG gtATTATttcccaacaccaccaccagttGTATGCGGGCTGTGTTAGAGTACCTCTACACTGGGGTCTTCTGCTCCCGTTCAGACCTAGACTCGATGGAGCTCATAGTTCTCGCCAACCGCCTTTGCCTGCCACACCTGGTTGCCCTTACAG AGCTTTACACCGTGACCCTACTGAGGGAGGCTGCCATGATGGGAGTTGACATAGATGGAGATGTACTGTTGAATTTGGAGGTGGCTCAG TTCCATGGTGCTTATCAGCTGACGAGCTGGTGCCTCCACCACATCTGCACCAACTACAACAGTGTTTGCCGCAAGTTTCCCCGTGACATGAAAGCCAGGTCTGCAG AGAACCAGGAGTACTTTGAGAAGCAGCGCTGGCCTCCGGTGTGGTACCTGAAAGAGGATGACCACTACCAGCGCGCTCGGAAGGAGCGCGAGAAAGAGGATTACCTCTACCAGAAGAGGCAGTGCAAGCGCAAGTGGCTTTTCTGGAACCTTCCGTCATCACCTTCGTCCAGCTCACCATCGTCCTCAGGCTCGTCCTCAGCAGTCATCTGA
- the LOC125295003 gene encoding rho-related BTB domain-containing protein 2-like isoform X2 encodes MEIHPSFRLLTSADPMPHFPLMRPQLMDSDMDYERPNVETIKCVVVGDNAVGKTRLICARACNATLTQYQLLATHVPTVWAIDQYRVCQEVLERSRDVVDDVSVSLRLWDTFGDHHKDRRFAYGRSDVVVLCFSIANPNSLHHVKTMWYPEIKHFCPRAPVILVGCQLDLRYADLEAVNRARRPLARPIKSHEILPPERGREVAKEIGVPYYETSIVAQFGVKDVFDNAIRAALISRRHLQFWKSHLRNVQRPLLQAPFLPPKPPPPIITIPAPPSSIEEHPVRLLEDPLCADVILVLQERERIFAHRIYLATASSKFYDLFLMDIVRPAEKEEEGPPEHQRRPPLHSRPPSSRPPASLSGRELLMRAASFDVCESVVEGDRANLRACTSDGTLRRGEAEERMARGRLLSSWSRAFLSIQEELVDDPVTYNPRPMTVVHMDPSMQPGPFRAVLRYLYTGQLDEHERELMHIAHIAELLEVFDLRMMVANILNNEAFMNQEITKAFHVRRTNRVKECLAKGTFSDVAFKLDDGTIMAHKPLLISSCDWMAAMFGGPFVESCTKEVLFPNTTTSCMRAVLEYLYTGVFCSRSDLDSMELIVLANRLCLPHLVALTVPWCLSADELVPPPHLHQLQQCLPQVSP; translated from the exons ATGGAGATTCATCCCTCTTTTCGGCTCTTAACATCGGCAGACCCGATGCCTCACTTTCCTTTGATGCG GCCCCAGTTGATGGATTCTGACATGGACTATGAGAGACCAAACGTTGAAACTATCAAGTGTGTGGTGGTCGGGGACAACGCTGTAGGGAAGACACGCCTCATCTGTGCCCGTGCCTGCAATGCCACCCTCACCCAGTATCAGCTCCTTGCCACCCATGTGCCCACAGTATGGGCCATAGACCAGTACAGAGTATGCCAAGAG GTTTTGGAACGTTCTAGGGATGTGGTGGATGACGTGAGTGTGTCCTTGCGCCTGTGGGACACTTTTGGTGATCATCACAAAGATCGGCGCTTTGCCTATGGCAG ATCTGATGTGGTTGTACTGTGCTTCTCAATTGCCAACCCCAACTCACTGCACCATGTCAAAACCATGTGGTACCCCGAAATCAAGCACTTCTGCCCCAGAGCGCCCGTCATCCTGGTGGGCTGTCAGCTTGACCTGCGCTATGCCGACCTGGAGGCAGTGAACCGAGCACGACGTCCACTGGCAAG ACCGATTAAATCCCATGAAATTCTGCCTCCGGAGAGGGGCCGCGAAGTTGCCAAGGAGATTGGGGTGCCATACTACGAGACGAGCATCGTGGCTCAGTTTGGGGTGAAGGATGTTTTCGACAACGCCATTCGCGCAGCCCTCATCTCGCGACGCCACCTGCAGTTCTGGAAGTCGCACTTGCGCAACGTGCAGCGGCCGCTCCTGCAGGCGCCCTTCCTGCCGCCCAAGCCTCCGCCGCCCATCATCACCATCCCGGCGCCGCCCTCGTCCATCGAGGAGCACCCCGTCCGGCTGCTGGAGGACCCGCTGTGCGCCGACGTCATCCTGGTGCTCCAGGAGCGCGAGCGCATCTTCGCCCATCGCATCTACCTGGCCACCGCCTCCTCCAAGTTCTACGACCTCTTCCTGATGGACATCGTGCGGCCCgcggagaaggaggaggagggccccCCTGAGCATCAGCGCCGCCCGCCACTGCATTCGCGGCCTCCCTCCTCGCGGCCCCCCGCCAGCCTCTCGGGCCGCGAGCTGCTGATGCGCGCGGCCAGCTTCGACGTGTGCGAGAGCGTGGTGGAGGGCGACCGGGCCAACCTCCGCGCCTGCACCAGCGACGGGACCCTGAGGCGGGGCGAAGCCGAGGAGCGAATGGCGCGCGgccgcctcctctcctcctggaGCCGGGCCTTCCTGAGCATCCAGGAGGAGCTGGTGGACGACCCGGTCACCTACAACCCCAGGCCCATGACAGTGGTGCACATGGACCCGTCCATGCAGCCTGGGCCGTTCCGCGCCGTGCTGCGATACCTGTACACCGGCCAGCTGGACGAGCACGAGAGGGAGCTCATGCACATCGCCCACATCGCCGAGCTGCTCGAGGTGTTCGACCTGCGCATGATGGTGGCCAACATCCTCAACAATGAGGCCTTCATGAACCAGGAGATCACCAAAGCCTTCCACGTGCGACGCACCAACAGGGTCAAAGAGTGCCTGGCCAAAGGCACCTTCTCAG ATGTGGCGTTCAAGCTGGATGATGGGACCATCATGGCCCACAAGCCCCTGCTGATCTCCAGCTGTGATTGGATGGCTGCAATGTTTGGAGGACCTTTTGTGGAGAGCTGCACTAAAGAG gtATTATttcccaacaccaccaccagttGTATGCGGGCTGTGTTAGAGTACCTCTACACTGGGGTCTTCTGCTCCCGTTCAGACCTAGACTCGATGGAGCTCATAGTTCTCGCCAACCGCCTTTGCCTGCCACACCTGGTTGCCCTTACAG TTCCATGGTGCTTATCAGCTGACGAGCTGGTGCCTCCACCACATCTGCACCAACTACAACAGTGTTTGCCGCAAGTTTCCCCGTGA
- the LOC125295003 gene encoding rho-related BTB domain-containing protein 2-like isoform X3 → MWYPEIKHFCPRAPVILVGCQLDLRYADLEAVNRARRPLARPIKSHEILPPERGREVAKEIGVPYYETSIVAQFGVKDVFDNAIRAALISRRHLQFWKSHLRNVQRPLLQAPFLPPKPPPPIITIPAPPSSIEEHPVRLLEDPLCADVILVLQERERIFAHRIYLATASSKFYDLFLMDIVRPAEKEEEGPPEHQRRPPLHSRPPSSRPPASLSGRELLMRAASFDVCESVVEGDRANLRACTSDGTLRRGEAEERMARGRLLSSWSRAFLSIQEELVDDPVTYNPRPMTVVHMDPSMQPGPFRAVLRYLYTGQLDEHERELMHIAHIAELLEVFDLRMMVANILNNEAFMNQEITKAFHVRRTNRVKECLAKGTFSDVAFKLDDGTIMAHKPLLISSCDWMAAMFGGPFVESCTKEVLFPNTTTSCMRAVLEYLYTGVFCSRSDLDSMELIVLANRLCLPHLVALTELYTVTLLREAAMMGVDIDGDVLLNLEVAQFHGAYQLTSWCLHHICTNYNSVCRKFPRDMKARSAENQEYFEKQRWPPVWYLKEDDHYQRARKEREKEDYLYQKRQCKRKWLFWNLPSSPSSSSPSSSGSSSAVI, encoded by the exons ATGTGGTACCCCGAAATCAAGCACTTCTGCCCCAGAGCGCCCGTCATCCTGGTGGGCTGTCAGCTTGACCTGCGCTATGCCGACCTGGAGGCAGTGAACCGAGCACGACGTCCACTGGCAAG ACCGATTAAATCCCATGAAATTCTGCCTCCGGAGAGGGGCCGCGAAGTTGCCAAGGAGATTGGGGTGCCATACTACGAGACGAGCATCGTGGCTCAGTTTGGGGTGAAGGATGTTTTCGACAACGCCATTCGCGCAGCCCTCATCTCGCGACGCCACCTGCAGTTCTGGAAGTCGCACTTGCGCAACGTGCAGCGGCCGCTCCTGCAGGCGCCCTTCCTGCCGCCCAAGCCTCCGCCGCCCATCATCACCATCCCGGCGCCGCCCTCGTCCATCGAGGAGCACCCCGTCCGGCTGCTGGAGGACCCGCTGTGCGCCGACGTCATCCTGGTGCTCCAGGAGCGCGAGCGCATCTTCGCCCATCGCATCTACCTGGCCACCGCCTCCTCCAAGTTCTACGACCTCTTCCTGATGGACATCGTGCGGCCCgcggagaaggaggaggagggccccCCTGAGCATCAGCGCCGCCCGCCACTGCATTCGCGGCCTCCCTCCTCGCGGCCCCCCGCCAGCCTCTCGGGCCGCGAGCTGCTGATGCGCGCGGCCAGCTTCGACGTGTGCGAGAGCGTGGTGGAGGGCGACCGGGCCAACCTCCGCGCCTGCACCAGCGACGGGACCCTGAGGCGGGGCGAAGCCGAGGAGCGAATGGCGCGCGgccgcctcctctcctcctggaGCCGGGCCTTCCTGAGCATCCAGGAGGAGCTGGTGGACGACCCGGTCACCTACAACCCCAGGCCCATGACAGTGGTGCACATGGACCCGTCCATGCAGCCTGGGCCGTTCCGCGCCGTGCTGCGATACCTGTACACCGGCCAGCTGGACGAGCACGAGAGGGAGCTCATGCACATCGCCCACATCGCCGAGCTGCTCGAGGTGTTCGACCTGCGCATGATGGTGGCCAACATCCTCAACAATGAGGCCTTCATGAACCAGGAGATCACCAAAGCCTTCCACGTGCGACGCACCAACAGGGTCAAAGAGTGCCTGGCCAAAGGCACCTTCTCAG ATGTGGCGTTCAAGCTGGATGATGGGACCATCATGGCCCACAAGCCCCTGCTGATCTCCAGCTGTGATTGGATGGCTGCAATGTTTGGAGGACCTTTTGTGGAGAGCTGCACTAAAGAG gtATTATttcccaacaccaccaccagttGTATGCGGGCTGTGTTAGAGTACCTCTACACTGGGGTCTTCTGCTCCCGTTCAGACCTAGACTCGATGGAGCTCATAGTTCTCGCCAACCGCCTTTGCCTGCCACACCTGGTTGCCCTTACAG AGCTTTACACCGTGACCCTACTGAGGGAGGCTGCCATGATGGGAGTTGACATAGATGGAGATGTACTGTTGAATTTGGAGGTGGCTCAG TTCCATGGTGCTTATCAGCTGACGAGCTGGTGCCTCCACCACATCTGCACCAACTACAACAGTGTTTGCCGCAAGTTTCCCCGTGACATGAAAGCCAGGTCTGCAG AGAACCAGGAGTACTTTGAGAAGCAGCGCTGGCCTCCGGTGTGGTACCTGAAAGAGGATGACCACTACCAGCGCGCTCGGAAGGAGCGCGAGAAAGAGGATTACCTCTACCAGAAGAGGCAGTGCAAGCGCAAGTGGCTTTTCTGGAACCTTCCGTCATCACCTTCGTCCAGCTCACCATCGTCCTCAGGCTCGTCCTCAGCAGTCATCTGA